The stretch of DNA gaatggcttaaaaactcgatccataagatccatgaaggctgctggggcatttgttagcccaaaagacatcaccagaaactcaaaatgcccatatcgggtcctaaaagctgttttcggaatatcccgctccctgatcttcaattggtgatatccgGATCGTaaattaatttttgagaagtttctagcaccttgcaattggtcaaacaagtcatctatccttggcagtgggtacttatttttgattgttaccttattaagtTGCCGAGAGTCAATACATATTCTCAGTGACCCAACTTTCTTTCTTACTAAAAGGACCAGTgcgccccaaggcaacacactcagccggatgaaacccttttctaacaaatctcttaattgttcctttagctccttcaattctgccggtgccattctgcagggtggaatatatataggatgtgtgtctggcatcacatcaatcccaaaatcaatctccctgtctggtgggatcctagggagttcatccggaaagactcccggaaattcattcataataggcacggactcaagtgtaggtgcctcagtatcggtgtccgtaacccggaccaaatggtaaatacatccatTATTGATCATCTTTgttgccttaaggtaagaaatataCCTATCCTTTAGCACTACATtgtcacccttccactcaataactggctcatttggaaattcgaacctaacagttctggttcggtaATAAAgtttggcaaaacaagaataaagccaatccatccccttatcacatcaaaatcgaccattctcaattcaataaaatCGGCCACAGTGTCTCGACCACGCAatatgacaacacaatccctataaacccgtgcagccaaaatagactcactaaccggagtagatacagagaatggctcataAAGCTATTctagttctatcccaaattccatagcaacataaggtgtgacatatgacaaagtggaacctggatcaataaaagcatatacatcatgagattggatagtcaatatacctgtgacaacatctggagaagcctctgaattctggtgACCCCTCATACTATAGAAACGGCTAGATCTTCCtgaactctgtgctccacccctagctgcaccacgccctatgggcattggagtgcctcgagctggagaaGGTGCtacggatgtagtagctacagaaatGGCGGGctgtgccatgcccctgcccgcaccctggcgggacgaatgacaatccctctgaatgtgaccccttaATCGGCATCCGTAgtatataggtaggtccatgtagcatattcttgtgtgcatctttccacacctagggcatgggggcttcctctgctgctggaatctaccaccatgatgaCCCTGCTGACTGGATCCCCTgatgccctgactgggcctgaaacggctccactgctgctgctgactgggcccctGATGGCagtgcactagctgaagactgagaaaAGGACTATGATGACCCTGACGAACCTCCTCTGAATTTTGACTTGCCACCACCTGAAGAACCACCGAAGTTGCCCGTAGACCGGGCgttattactaccctctcgctccattttaTTCCTTAATTttcgggtctctgtggcttgagcgaatgccaacacctttccatagttcatatcagaattcaatgCAGTTGTAgtagcctcattaattaccaaaggACAAAGGCCTTATACAAATCggcgaactctagcctccatagtgggaaaCATGTAAATAGAATAtttagacaggtacgcgaatctcatatggtaatcccacacactcaggctacattgcctcaggttctcaaactcagcagcacaggctgccttagtctcggcaggcaagaaatgatcaatgaaggcatcggcaaactcaccccacctcgccggagaGCTCCCTTCTCCACgagactcctcccatagttcaaaccaagaatatgccacctttTTCAGGCGGTAAGatgccaattccactgcctctgtctTAGTAGCATGCATGACttggagagtcttgtgcatctcatcgaTGAAATCttggggatcttcctctgggttagtacccgtaaacactggaggatccaactggagaaacctattCACCCTAgaaccagtagaatcccctggctgactagaagaagtggatgcaacatttgacctctaggtctgggaagccactatttgagccaacatctgtatggctcccctaagattaACATCAGTAACACCATAATCAGAAGCtagaactggaggtggaactggtatatcagttggagggaccgttgcaccctcagtaggtgtagggacaagtgcggtctgatcagttgtagtagagtcaggcagtgtagtagctggaggaatattctcactcctcgggtgctcacccgcatcatcaattataggatcaactgtcactcctggggtgataTTGGCTCTTttgccagttcttgccttcttcttaggtgccatgtactgaaaattagagcaactcaggagttaaagaaggaacaatcttacaaccatctttatcgcacgatcaagaacatgaaagaagggtattattcctaaatgcccatgtagcatcctaattatagatgtggtcgacaacacaccgataataaggactctactagacacggctccgagacatcctagaacactttaaaaccttaggctctgataccaagtttgtcatgccctaaaaccaaggagcgcgaccggcgctcaactaagtgaacccgaccgagcaagcctattagatttcattctacccaaactcatccatgaatagagataatacatattatcattaattagacaaaactGTGTTCATATCTACAATACCAaatcatttccaatagttttatcatttttaaagtctcaaatggacaagtaacacACCCACatcataacatagtttgtcttttcccaataccaatacacatcccacactatgtctacggagcctctatagataaagaagagtacaatgataatgccggcaacaaggtcccggctatacctcaaaccgaatacacaaagtacaaaagatgaCCCGGAATGAAACGGGGCTCAGCAAGTAAGCTGGGAAGAAGTGtaatgctatcactgatcaatatctcctgctgtggaacaaCCTGCATCCATTTAGAGATGCactgcccccggcaaaagggacgttagtaccgtcgaatagcactagtatgtataactaaacagttTCTCAATAGattgacaaataatacaaacaagattattataatatcaatgaaagccttaattgacataaaacctcaatttaggatcaagacagtgttcaaattaatttccatatctcacattgggagatttttagtatcgatataccattgtccacaataccattattcacaataccattattcacaaaaccagtaccaccgtactcttagcacggagtcccatcatgactcgatcggctaggccatctcataaGAGGCATCAACcaaaatttctctcaatatcaataccaccgtctttaatacggagtccgattacgacccgatcagctaggctatccattagggacatcaaccacaattaccatttcaattacaatttctagcacaatcaccaccatgtgtgcggcatggtgtctgatcacgacccgaccggctaggccgtcttatttgagacatcaatctTTTTacatcaatcatcgcatttcatattactttcacatcttttcatttcattggcactaatggccataattataagaacgttcttggcacgttggccatattcagtatttcatgctcaccttatcaatttcaaatatcattatcatcatcaacaacaaatacaattcttatcgaagagtttagccaacatacattaattgagctttctttaaattactacaacgttctgaaaattctagcaatcccaatctatttcagacataacaaaattgaatcataattaggaagatattcatggtctcagctcatttgagcattttatcaaacactaagtgtggattaaggtttcaaggtctttttatggaggattccatcatcccacaacccaatctttaccattcttagttcaacaatcttcttacaccccttgatatcacatgcatgtaaaacaatcaactctcatgcccaaatattatcttgctagtcacccattttcagatgattttgaaattagggtttagggtgtagaatcttacctctaggatgaagacctagtgagcttgccttcttaatcttcaaaaacatgagcaagaattgaagaataatattggagaacaccttctcactctagggcaccctctctcactctaaaatgtcagataatagctcaaaaatgacccaaagggtgtatttaacaaaatagggaTGGGTTTTAAAGCTCCAGAataggttctgcggtcacatatgcaacatcataatggttatgcggaccgcatatcgatcgcataattggtgtccaaaatgaccaaaactctgcctgagtctgcggtcactatgcggtccgcataccgttTTTGCGTTCGCATAGTACATCGTATAacagttatacggtcgcatagtcgaccgtatAATTGCTTCCAACAGACCCTAACAACTGcgtcactctacggccattatgcggtccgcagagtgattttgcggtcgcataatggaccacagaaatgcaAAGTTCCGCCAAAAATATTCCTTTACTttctcgtgcattgttcaacccaaaaggtctacaatcctcaaacacataatcctagtccggcaccatgaaacattattttctttgcaaattttaccgggctttacacttaatttcttcaaaattttccagggtgttacagtagactaaggtaccaagggcgattatgtgttcTAGACGTAGAtagtctccgggaaagaatcatgaccgaggctcatcGTTCCAGTTATTCTGTGCACACAGGTTCTAAAAAGATGTGTCATGATCTTAAAGAAGTCTActagtggaatgatatgaagaggaatgcagCGGACTTTGTGGCCAAATGTCTAatttgtcagcaagtgaaggtcgaacaccaaaggcctagtgggttggcacagaacatagaaattctaatgtggaaatgggaaataaTTAATAAGAATTTTtttggtaggattaccacgcactccgtgcaggtttgactcaatttggctgattgtggatcgactcacgaaataaGCACATTTCTtaccagttaaatctaccgacacagcggaggaGTATGCTCAATtgcatatcaaagaaatagttaggttgcatggcactccagtttccatcatatctgattggggagcacaattcattgctaacttttggaagaactttcagcaaggtttgtgtactcaggtgaatcttagtacatcctttcacccgcagactaacGGACaagtagagcggactattcaaacgctcgaggatatgttgcgtgcttgtgctcttgacttcaagggtagctgggatgatcatcttccactcatacagtttgcttataacaacagctttcaggctagtattcagatggcaccatttgaggcattatatggtaggagatgtagatctcccattagtTGATtagagattggggaagcagagttgatagggccatacctcgtgcatcaggctaggGAAAACATTAAGATCATTAAagagcagttgaagactgctcagagtcatcaaaaatcctattcggatggtcgtcgcagagacttagagttcaaggaagatgattgggtattcttgaaggttccccccatgaagggtgtaatacggtttggaaggaaagggaaattgggtatgaggtatgtcggaccgtacagaatcattcagaggatcagtGAAGTagtgtacaagcttgagctaccacctgagatgtcattagtgcacccggtattccatgtttctatgttgaagaaggtagttggagatctgtcagctattgtgccagttgagaccattgaggttaatgaagaactgtcatatgaagaaattccaattgccattcttgataggcaagtccgaaagttgaggaataaagaaattgcctccgtgaaggtGTTGTggcaaaaccagcaggttgaagaggttacttgggaggccgaggaagagatgaaaaagaagtatccttacttgtttgtataAGCTATGTAACCTTTCTATAAAACTGTCGCCTATGGATTCTTGTAtcactttttcagttaatgtaaaggtgcttctttctaaatatattgcatgtgaggccacaattggtgttgttttgtgttatgttacgttgttggattatgtatatgttgttaggatgtgtttccgGGGTTCTATggaaggtggataggcccagtcacaagggagactctggcaaaagttttggaaatttagggagttagccaaatttggaAACTACTAGTGAGTGTGAATTAACAATTGGGCCACATTtgatgctaataacagattttgaccctcattcgaggacgaatgatcctaagtggtggagaatgtaaggccccataagatttcgcaaaggaaaataatgtttcgcggctcggactttttgggttgaacaatgcactggaaagtaaaggaaaaaaacAAATTGGGCAGAAGAAATGTACTTCTGCAGCCcgctatgcggccgcagaatcactctgcggaccgcataatggttgcaGAGTGAAACCGtcttttgggctatttttgatgtcattttcgcggcccattatgtgaccgcaaaacCATTTTGCGAGCCGCACTTTGATCACATATCCGGCTCTGAGTtgttttggagggaggttctacggcgcattatacgaccgcagaacagtCTGCGGGAcgcataatgaccgcaaaccGAGTCAGTTTTGCTCAGTTCTGGAGGGAAATTATGTGTcctattctgcggaccgcataagcattatgcgaccacatacccTATTCTGGaccttcatttttgagtttttataacccgaccctacttcgttaaatagacgatttgtaccacttttgagctaaaatctgatattttaagGGTGAGGGAGTTccctagagtgggagagtgatcttcaacaattagttctttaattcttgctcgaatctttgaagattaacaagtaAAACTCACTAGttattcatcctagaggtaatatTCTACCCCCTAGCCCTTAATTTCGAGATTTATCTAAGAATAGGTAATTAAAAAGACAACTCTTGGATATGGGAGCTGttatcttacatgcatgtgttatcaaagaatgtgggaaggttgtgagccaaaaatggtagagaatgggttgagtaATGATGGAATATTTcgcaaaagggccttaaaaacattaatgcacacctagtgtttgataatgtgctcaaatgagctagaatcatgaccatcttcctaattttggtccaacttgttatatttctaaaatagatcgaagttgctaagaatttcggaatgttttagagtttaa from Nicotiana tomentosiformis chromosome 11, ASM39032v3, whole genome shotgun sequence encodes:
- the LOC138901410 gene encoding uncharacterized protein, with translation MQVVPQQEILISDSITLLPSLLAEPRFIPGHLLYFVYSYMAPKKKARTGKRANITPGVTVDPIIDDAGDSTGSRVNRFLQLDPPVFTGTNPEEDPQDFIDEMHKTLQVMHATKTEAVELASYRLKKVAYSWFELWEESRGEGSSPARWGEFADAFIDHFLPAETKVVASQNSEEVRQGHHSPFLSLQLVHCHQGPSQQQQWSRFRPSQGIRGSSQQGHHGGRFQQQRKPPCPRCGKMHTRICYMDLPIYYGCRLRGHIQRDCHSSRQGAGRGMAQPAISVATTSVAPSPARGTPMPIGRGAARGGAQSSGRSSRFYSMRGHQNSEASPDVVTGILTIQSHDVYAFIDPGSTLSYVTPYVAMEFGIELE